A window of the Oscillospiraceae bacterium NTUH-002-81 genome harbors these coding sequences:
- a CDS encoding glycosyltransferase family 39 protein, which yields MEKLEQVRRQIVVVFFAAVFLLGMFLAKDYGMPWDETTEFGIFAANIKEYARVLEGEDSTFVRWADEKDYPYISEYIEKDHGQSAYYPCTPWFIKYGYADDMRSLSHAWHRYTFFVTFLGLLSLYAIIKLLLKDWKYGIVGVLMYWLSPRMFADGFYNNKDMVFASLLLMVAALGIYFIETRKIRYAVLLGIAAGFAANTRVIGFWVLGLVGLLYLVVLTAQKQWNRSNFLKGVLIVVVFAVTFFLITPACWPSIVGYFQYVISQSMDFVRWEGSLLYQGQMFGNSFRTLPWHYVPVLIFLTSPLIFLMLMVAGHVLTAGKFLRFREILNGCEKYYLLLMAIVWPVLIYTMIGDPVIYNGWRHLYFVYGPFVVFGARALQVLMHADSKWIRRTAACAVGGQMLYLVVIMAIWHPNQFGYYNLLAGGNVEKRYELDYWDTAAASCIRHLVDKVNPTEPIVIGAYDGYSYAGLPWGAMVLPKEYQDKLIILPEDTYLTADYLFVDTTYREITEKRYEMQLGGYEPFDYDSWGDEYYSEDFLDNRLWVVYKRKGLE from the coding sequence ATGGAAAAATTGGAACAGGTTCGCCGGCAGATCGTTGTCGTGTTCTTTGCGGCAGTCTTTCTGCTGGGCATGTTCCTGGCAAAGGACTATGGGATGCCCTGGGATGAGACAACGGAATTTGGCATTTTTGCCGCCAATATCAAGGAGTATGCCCGGGTGCTGGAGGGCGAGGACAGCACTTTTGTGCGCTGGGCAGATGAAAAGGATTACCCGTATATTTCCGAATATATCGAAAAAGACCACGGGCAGTCCGCCTATTATCCGTGTACGCCCTGGTTTATCAAATACGGTTACGCGGATGACATGCGCTCTTTAAGCCATGCGTGGCACCGGTATACGTTCTTTGTCACCTTCCTGGGTCTTTTGTCCCTGTATGCCATCATCAAGCTGCTGTTAAAGGACTGGAAATATGGCATTGTGGGCGTGCTCATGTACTGGCTCAGTCCCCGGATGTTTGCGGATGGTTTTTACAACAACAAGGATATGGTGTTTGCCTCCCTGCTGCTGATGGTGGCTGCGCTGGGCATTTACTTTATCGAAACGCGGAAGATCCGTTACGCGGTGCTGTTGGGTATTGCGGCCGGTTTTGCGGCCAACACCCGGGTCATCGGCTTCTGGGTGCTGGGGCTGGTGGGCCTTCTTTACCTGGTGGTGCTGACGGCGCAGAAGCAGTGGAACCGGAGCAATTTTCTGAAAGGCGTCCTGATCGTGGTTGTCTTTGCCGTCACCTTTTTCCTGATCACACCGGCCTGCTGGCCGTCCATCGTGGGATACTTCCAGTACGTCATTTCCCAGTCCATGGACTTCGTGCGCTGGGAAGGCTCCCTGCTCTATCAGGGCCAGATGTTCGGCAACAGCTTCCGGACACTGCCCTGGCATTACGTGCCGGTACTCATTTTCCTCACCAGCCCGCTGATCTTTCTTATGCTGATGGTGGCGGGCCATGTGCTCACTGCAGGAAAATTCCTGCGTTTCCGGGAAATTTTAAACGGCTGTGAAAAATATTATCTGCTGCTGATGGCCATTGTCTGGCCGGTGCTCATCTACACCATGATCGGCGATCCGGTCATTTACAACGGCTGGCGGCATCTGTATTTCGTGTACGGCCCCTTCGTGGTGTTCGGTGCCCGGGCGCTGCAGGTGCTCATGCATGCGGACAGCAAATGGATCCGGCGGACGGCAGCCTGCGCCGTGGGCGGCCAGATGCTCTACCTGGTGGTCATCATGGCCATCTGGCATCCGAACCAGTTCGGGTATTACAACCTGCTGGCCGGCGGCAATGTGGAAAAACGTTATGAGCTGGACTACTGGGACACGGCGGCTGCCAGCTGCATCAGACATCTGGTGGACAAGGTCAACCCCACAGAGCCTATTGTCATCGGCGCCTACGATGGTTACAGCTATGCGGGACTTCCCTGGGGCGCCATGGTACTGCCCAAGGAATACCAGGACAAGCTCATCATTCTGCCGGAGGATACATACCTGACTGCAGACTATCTGTTTGTGGATACCACCTACCGGGAGATCACCGAGAAGCGCTATGAAATGCAGCTGGGCGGCTATGAGCCCTTTGACTATGACAGTTGGGGCGATGAATACTACAGTGAGGATTTCCTGGATAACCGGCTGTGGGTCGTGTATAAGAGAAAGGGACTGGAGTAA
- a CDS encoding nitroreductase family protein, translating to METLQAINGRRSIRKFKEQKVDRETIEKIVAAASYAPSWKNTQVVRYHVFDDPQIKSDIANKYTLGFAYNTGTLEHAPQVVALTAVKGRSGMEKDGSCTTSKGESWLMFDSGIAAQTFCLAAYDYGVGTVIMGIFDADKVAELLHIPENEVVTALIAFGYPDEEPAAPRRKAVSDLLTFC from the coding sequence ATGGAAACTTTACAGGCTATCAATGGCAGACGAAGCATCCGCAAATTCAAGGAGCAGAAGGTTGACCGGGAGACCATCGAGAAGATCGTGGCTGCCGCTTCCTACGCACCGTCCTGGAAGAACACCCAGGTTGTCCGCTACCATGTATTTGACGACCCGCAGATCAAGTCTGACATTGCCAACAAATATACTCTCGGTTTTGCTTATAATACCGGTACTCTGGAGCATGCGCCCCAGGTTGTTGCTCTCACCGCAGTGAAGGGCCGCAGCGGCATGGAGAAGGATGGCTCCTGCACCACATCCAAAGGTGAGAGCTGGCTTATGTTCGATTCCGGCATTGCCGCCCAGACATTTTGTCTTGCCGCTTACGATTACGGCGTAGGTACCGTGATCATGGGCATCTTTGATGCTGACAAGGTGGCTGAGCTTCTTCACATTCCCGAGAATGAAGTTGTTACCGCACTGATCGCATTTGGATATCCCGATGAAGAGCCTGCCGCACCGAGACGGAAGGCTGTTTCTGATCTTCTTACTTTTTGTTGA
- the pyrB gene encoding aspartate carbamoyltransferase, protein MDLADDIRHHPDAYAHACTGKKLATLFYEPSTRTRLSHEAAMLNLGGSVLGFSSADSSSAAKGETVADTIRVVSCFADICAMRHPKEGAATVASMYSSIPIINAGDGGHQHPTQTATDLLTIRSLKGHLDHLTVGLCGDLKFGRTVHSLIGALSRYAGIRFVLISPEELRIPDYVRQDILEKDHIPYQEVIRLEDALPDLDVLYMTRVQKERFFNEEDYVRMKDFYILDREKMKLAPQDMIVLHPLPRVNEIAAEVDDDPRAAYFKQVQYGVYVRMALILTLLEVHVC, encoded by the coding sequence ATGGATCTGGCCGATGATATCCGGCATCACCCGGACGCATACGCCCATGCCTGCACCGGGAAAAAGCTGGCCACCCTGTTCTATGAGCCCAGCACCCGCACCCGTTTAAGCCACGAAGCTGCCATGCTCAATTTGGGCGGCAGCGTCCTGGGCTTTTCCTCTGCCGATTCCAGCTCCGCCGCCAAAGGCGAAACGGTGGCAGACACCATTCGCGTGGTTTCCTGCTTTGCGGACATCTGCGCCATGCGCCATCCCAAGGAAGGCGCCGCCACGGTTGCCTCCATGTATTCCTCCATCCCCATCATCAATGCGGGGGACGGCGGCCATCAGCACCCCACCCAGACAGCCACCGACCTGCTCACCATCCGTTCCTTAAAAGGTCACCTGGATCATCTGACGGTGGGGCTGTGCGGCGACCTGAAATTCGGACGGACGGTGCACTCTCTCATCGGCGCCCTGTCCCGGTACGCCGGCATCCGCTTCGTGCTCATTTCCCCGGAAGAGCTGCGCATTCCCGATTACGTCCGCCAGGATATTCTGGAGAAAGACCACATTCCCTATCAGGAGGTCATCCGGCTGGAGGACGCCCTGCCCGATCTGGATGTGCTGTACATGACCAGAGTCCAGAAGGAACGTTTTTTCAACGAAGAGGACTACGTGCGCATGAAAGATTTCTACATCCTTGACCGGGAGAAAATGAAGCTGGCGCCGCAGGATATGATCGTCCTCCATCCCCTGCCCCGGGTCAACGAGATCGCCGCGGAGGTGGATGACGATCCCCGGGCCGCTTATTTCAAACAGGTACAGTACGGCGTTTATGTCCGCATGGCGCTGATTCTCACATTACTGGAGGTGCACGTATGTTAA
- the pheA gene encoding prephenate dehydratase: MAIDLLQLRDQLDDIDEQIVHLYEKRMDICREVAEYKIENGKQVLDKEREKSKLQTLKAMASNDFYRHGVEELFEQIMSMSRKLQYQLLSKRGVIGRLPFMEVDSLKQASARVVFQGVEGANSEAAMRAYFGDQVNSFHVESFRDAMEAIEEGMADFAVLPIENSSAGIVSSIYDLLVEFENYIVGEQVMKIENCLMSVKGAKLSDIRTVYSHPQALMQSAKYLEEHREWQQISMLNTAEAARMVAREQDPSKAAIANSLAAKLYDLDILEPQMCSNAANSTRFIIVTNQKIYRKDAGKISICFEIPHESGSLYHAMSHFIYNGLNMCKIESRPIEGRNWEYRFFIDFEGNLNDSAVKNALRGLRDETRNMRILGNY; encoded by the coding sequence ATGGCGATTGATTTACTGCAATTAAGAGATCAGCTGGACGACATCGACGAGCAGATCGTGCATTTATATGAGAAACGGATGGATATCTGCCGGGAGGTGGCAGAGTACAAGATCGAGAACGGCAAGCAGGTGCTGGACAAAGAGCGGGAGAAATCCAAGCTGCAGACATTGAAAGCCATGGCTTCCAATGATTTTTACCGGCACGGCGTGGAGGAGCTGTTTGAGCAGATCATGTCCATGAGCCGGAAGCTGCAGTACCAGCTGCTTTCCAAACGGGGCGTGATCGGCCGTCTGCCCTTTATGGAGGTGGACAGCCTGAAGCAGGCATCTGCCCGGGTCGTTTTTCAGGGCGTAGAGGGTGCCAACAGTGAGGCGGCCATGCGTGCCTATTTTGGCGATCAGGTGAACAGCTTCCATGTGGAATCCTTCCGGGATGCCATGGAGGCTATTGAGGAGGGGATGGCAGATTTTGCCGTGCTTCCCATTGAAAATTCTTCTGCAGGCATTGTCAGCAGTATCTATGATCTGCTGGTGGAATTTGAGAATTACATTGTAGGCGAACAGGTGATGAAGATTGAAAATTGCCTCATGAGCGTAAAGGGAGCAAAGCTTTCTGATATCCGCACCGTCTATTCTCATCCTCAGGCGCTTATGCAGTCTGCCAAATATCTGGAGGAGCACCGGGAGTGGCAGCAGATCAGTATGCTGAATACCGCGGAGGCGGCCAGGATGGTTGCCAGAGAGCAGGATCCTTCCAAGGCAGCTATTGCCAACAGCCTGGCGGCAAAGCTTTATGATCTGGATATCCTGGAACCGCAGATGTGCAGCAATGCGGCCAATTCCACCCGGTTTATCATTGTTACCAATCAGAAAATCTACCGGAAGGATGCCGGAAAGATCAGCATCTGCTTTGAGATCCCTCATGAGAGCGGATCTTTGTATCATGCCATGTCCCATTTTATTTATAATGGTCTGAATATGTGTAAGATTGAATCCCGTCCGATAGAAGGGAGAAACTGGGAATATCGTTTTTTTATTGATTTTGAAGGAAATCTCAATGACAGTGCAGTGAAGAATGCCCTGCGGGGGCTCCGGGATGAGACGCGCAATATGCGGATCCTCGGTAATTATTAA
- a CDS encoding PH domain-containing protein, producing MGRTEKKRLILFGLPWTFTSYHIEEDILTIDEGFLRKTENDCYMYRIQDVVLKRSLPERLFGLGTVSCLTSDKTHPRLELVHIKNSREWKEFILRKSEEARMKRRTVGMQNLDGGPEDPELAEDMDSYD from the coding sequence ATGGGTCGTACAGAGAAGAAGCGCCTGATTCTGTTCGGGCTGCCCTGGACATTTACCAGCTATCACATAGAAGAAGATATTTTGACCATTGACGAGGGATTTTTGAGAAAAACAGAGAATGACTGTTATATGTACCGGATCCAGGACGTGGTGCTGAAACGAAGCCTGCCTGAGCGTCTGTTCGGTCTGGGAACGGTGTCGTGCCTGACATCTGATAAAACACATCCCCGGTTGGAACTGGTACATATTAAGAATTCCAGGGAATGGAAGGAGTTCATTCTGCGCAAGTCCGAGGAAGCACGGATGAAGCGCAGAACGGTGGGCATGCAGAATCTGGATGGCGGACCGGAAGATCCGGAGCTGGCGGAGGATATGGATTCTTACGACTGA
- a CDS encoding class I SAM-dependent rRNA methyltransferase, with the protein MSYAVARIKRGEARALKAGGLWIYDNEIAGVDGSFENGDIVAVEDFDGYFLGYGFINMNSKIRIRVLSRKKEHEITESFMEQRVRDCWEYRKAVVDTDSCRLIFGEADFLPGFVADKFSDVIVVQSLALGIDRWKEFLVHTLIRVLEEDGIRIRGVYERSDAKVRTQEGMERVKGFIGPEFDTKVEIRENGVRYYVDVKEGQKTGFFLDQKYNRRAAAALCKDKTVLDCFTHTGSFALNAGLAGAKSVLGVDASQLGVDQATENAALNGLSDRVTFTCADVFELLPQLEREEKKFDVVILDPPAFTKSRNSVKNATKGYKEINRRGMELVKNGGYLCTCSCSHFMTPELFLQAIRDAARDAHKRLRQVEYRTQAPDHPILMSADESYYLKFIIFQVVDEK; encoded by the coding sequence ATGAGTTATGCAGTTGCACGAATCAAAAGAGGAGAGGCCAGAGCCCTGAAAGCAGGGGGCCTGTGGATCTATGACAACGAGATCGCAGGGGTGGACGGTTCCTTTGAAAATGGAGACATTGTAGCCGTGGAAGATTTTGACGGCTATTTTCTTGGTTATGGGTTCATCAATATGAATTCCAAGATCCGCATCCGGGTGCTTTCCCGGAAAAAGGAGCACGAGATCACGGAAAGCTTTATGGAGCAGCGGGTGCGGGACTGCTGGGAATACCGCAAGGCCGTGGTGGACACCGACAGCTGCCGTCTGATCTTCGGGGAGGCGGATTTCCTGCCCGGTTTCGTGGCGGACAAGTTTTCGGATGTGATCGTGGTACAGTCGCTGGCGCTTGGTATTGACCGGTGGAAAGAGTTCCTTGTGCATACTCTGATCAGGGTGCTGGAGGAGGATGGTATCAGGATTCGGGGTGTGTATGAGCGCAGTGACGCCAAGGTGCGCACCCAGGAGGGAATGGAGCGGGTGAAAGGATTCATCGGCCCAGAATTTGATACGAAGGTAGAGATTCGGGAAAATGGCGTCCGCTATTATGTGGATGTAAAGGAAGGACAGAAGACCGGATTTTTTCTGGATCAGAAATATAACCGCCGGGCGGCGGCGGCGCTCTGTAAAGATAAGACAGTGCTGGACTGCTTTACCCATACTGGTTCCTTCGCCTTAAATGCGGGACTGGCCGGGGCTAAAAGTGTGTTGGGTGTGGATGCTTCTCAGCTGGGCGTGGATCAGGCCACAGAAAATGCCGCGCTTAACGGGCTGTCTGACCGGGTCACATTCACCTGCGCAGATGTGTTTGAACTGCTGCCTCAGCTTGAGCGGGAAGAAAAGAAATTTGATGTGGTGATCCTGGATCCACCGGCTTTTACAAAATCCCGGAATTCTGTGAAAAATGCCACCAAGGGGTACAAGGAGATCAACCGGCGGGGAATGGAGCTTGTAAAGAACGGTGGATATCTGTGTACCTGCTCCTGTTCTCACTTCATGACACCGGAACTGTTTTTACAGGCGATCAGGGATGCGGCCAGGGATGCGCACAAGAGGCTTCGTCAGGTGGAATATCGAACCCAGGCGCCTGATCACCCGATTCTTATGAGTGCGGACGAATCTTATTATCTTAAGTTTATCATTTTCCAGGTTGTGGACGAAAAATAA